From Bacteroidales bacterium, one genomic window encodes:
- a CDS encoding beta-lactamase family protein codes for MKKSIMILAALLFAPGLVMAQDAAEYINNKVNNFKNIQNSVDQIRVQARIPLIEYKYVEYNASSEPKLERTGMFGYVSANKPGGKTPVFQAASLSKVIFAYVVLRMYDRGEIDLDKPLYNYTDIDRFIDKDKAKRLTARLVLMHRTGLEEWAASPSSDEWPASKIHFIFPVDSIFDYSGEGYAFLQRAVEKIKGKSIQEIAKEEVFDKYDMPNSSYEWMPQFDTMAVASFNREGENRGVRRFPRQNVAYTLLTNAHDYSNFLKVLLNGTGLKRKTYKMMITPCSGLATQYPPKIREIDKKGTIAWGLGIGTEKTKNHGTILWHWGDNGNSKALFIIIPNERKTFVYFANSACGHDIVNQMTKLFFNDTFDIERWINEE; via the coding sequence ATGAAAAAATCAATTATGATACTTGCAGCTTTGCTGTTTGCGCCTGGTTTGGTGATGGCGCAGGATGCTGCTGAGTATATAAACAACAAGGTGAATAATTTTAAAAACATCCAAAACAGCGTAGATCAAATCAGAGTGCAGGCAAGGATTCCTTTGATTGAGTACAAGTACGTTGAGTACAACGCTTCCTCAGAACCTAAGTTAGAGAGGACAGGAATGTTTGGTTACGTCAGTGCAAACAAGCCGGGCGGCAAGACGCCTGTTTTTCAGGCTGCATCTTTGAGCAAAGTGATTTTTGCATACGTTGTGCTGAGGATGTATGACCGCGGGGAGATTGACCTGGACAAGCCGCTGTACAACTATACGGACATAGACCGTTTCATAGACAAGGATAAGGCTAAAAGGCTGACAGCCAGATTGGTGCTGATGCATCGCACCGGACTGGAGGAATGGGCGGCATCTCCATCTTCTGATGAATGGCCCGCAAGCAAAATCCATTTTATTTTCCCTGTGGATTCTATTTTTGATTATTCCGGAGAAGGTTACGCTTTTCTGCAAAGAGCTGTCGAGAAAATAAAAGGCAAGTCAATACAGGAAATTGCAAAAGAGGAAGTGTTTGATAAATATGATATGCCAAACAGTTCTTACGAATGGATGCCGCAGTTTGATACTATGGCAGTTGCGTCATTTAACAGGGAGGGGGAAAACCGCGGGGTCAGGAGATTTCCAAGGCAGAATGTTGCATACACTTTGCTGACAAATGCGCATGATTATTCAAATTTCCTGAAAGTTTTGTTGAATGGAACCGGCTTAAAAAGAAAGACTTACAAGATGATGATTACTCCTTGCAGCGGACTTGCAACTCAGTATCCTCCTAAAATCAGGGAGATAGACAAGAAGGGAACAATTGCCTGGGGCCTGGGCATTGGCACTGAGAAGACAAAGAATCACGGTACAATTCTTTGGCATTGGGGCGATAACGGAAATTCAAAGGCGCTGTTCATCATAATTCCAAATGAGAGAAAAACGTTTGTGTATTTTGCAAACAGTGCGTGCGGACATGATATTGTAAATCAGATGACTAAACTATTCTTTAATGACACGTTTGATATAGAGCGCTGGATTAATGAAGAATAA
- a CDS encoding 1-acyl-sn-glycerol-3-phosphate acyltransferase, with translation MKEEVRKTGFFYRIIKWIISFTFNNLMFKHVYYMNTKNVPPDGTPLVIVENHQNCLIDAIAVLLSNSNSNRKIHFIARADIFSVSGILTKFMRYLGVMPAYRANFEGIEAVGKNEKTFAESEELVAGGEAVMLFPEAGHQNKRWLGDFTSGYTTLAFNAAKKSDFLEEVFILPCANHYSRYYPIQGDMLIKYGKPISLKPYYELYKSQPRTAQREVNELVRAQIKEMMLNIEDLDNYDAIDFLRTNFGANYAHQNNLDYKELPEQLIADKQMVEAIGNLPAVGIKNKIFDEAQELKKGLEENEISFKTLTNVPLENGKKIFGMDAVKCRMIVRCVCLVLLLPLWIFSLWPAYFIYVIPQPFAKRMNDPMLRGSFLLGFSAIITIPLFYLISFLLACKIFTVLMGVIYVCLLPLLSLFAWYYCSYSFGLKEEYRFYKNRKSAKLRALKDLRDRLEDELWSALK, from the coding sequence ATGAAAGAAGAGGTTAGAAAGACAGGTTTTTTTTACAGAATTATTAAGTGGATTATTAGTTTTACTTTTAACAATTTGATGTTCAAACATGTGTATTACATGAACACCAAAAATGTTCCTCCGGATGGAACGCCGCTTGTCATAGTTGAGAATCATCAGAATTGTCTTATTGATGCAATTGCGGTGTTGTTGTCAAATTCAAATTCAAACAGAAAAATTCATTTTATAGCACGCGCTGATATTTTTAGCGTTAGCGGCATCCTTACAAAGTTTATGCGCTATCTGGGTGTTATGCCGGCGTATAGAGCTAATTTTGAGGGAATTGAAGCTGTCGGGAAGAATGAGAAAACTTTTGCTGAAAGTGAAGAACTGGTTGCTGGCGGAGAGGCTGTGATGCTTTTTCCGGAGGCCGGACATCAGAACAAACGCTGGCTTGGAGATTTCACAAGCGGCTATACAACTCTGGCTTTCAATGCCGCAAAAAAATCTGATTTTCTGGAAGAAGTCTTTATTCTTCCATGCGCAAATCACTACTCAAGATATTATCCCATACAGGGAGATATGCTAATTAAATACGGCAAGCCAATCTCTCTTAAACCTTATTATGAACTCTACAAAAGCCAGCCAAGAACGGCGCAAAGAGAAGTGAATGAGCTTGTTAGAGCACAGATAAAAGAGATGATGCTCAACATTGAAGATTTGGATAATTATGATGCGATAGATTTTTTGCGTACAAATTTTGGGGCAAATTATGCGCATCAAAATAATTTGGATTATAAGGAGCTGCCGGAACAGCTGATTGCCGATAAGCAGATGGTGGAGGCAATTGGAAATCTACCAGCTGTCGGGATAAAAAATAAAATATTTGATGAGGCGCAGGAGCTTAAAAAAGGATTGGAGGAGAATGAGATTTCTTTTAAGACTTTAACTAATGTGCCTTTGGAAAATGGGAAGAAGATTTTTGGAATGGATGCTGTAAAGTGCAGGATGATTGTGCGTTGCGTTTGCCTGGTTTTGCTGCTGCCGCTTTGGATTTTCTCTTTGTGGCCTGCCTATTTCATTTATGTTATTCCGCAGCCGTTTGCAAAGAGGATGAATGATCCAATGCTGCGTGGGTCCTTTTTGCTGGGGTTCAGCGCAATTATTACAATCCCCCTTTTCTATCTGATATCTTTTTTGCTGGCATGTAAAATTTTTACGGTGTTGATGGGAGTGATTTATGTCTGCCTTCTGCCGCTTTTGTCACTTTTTGCGTGGTACTATTGTTCATACAGTTTTGGTCTAAAAGAGGAATATCGCTTTTATAAAAATAGAAAAAGTGCTAAATTGCGCGCCTTGAAAGATTTGAGGGATAGATTGGAGGATGAGTTGTGGAGTGCGTTAAAGTAA
- a CDS encoding beta-ketoacyl-[acyl-carrier-protein] synthase family protein produces the protein MKRRVVITGMGIYSCLGKTLEEVRDSLYSGKSGIVFDPVRKEMGFVSALTGKLEIPNLKGVLSRNQRVYMPEEALYAYCATADALKAAKIEQDYLDTHEVGLMYGNDSSAEPVIRSVDTMREHKDTSMIGSGGIFKSMNSTVTMNLSCIFKLKGMNLTVSGACASGSHAIGLGALLIGDGLQDMVVCGGAQEVNPYSVCSFDGIGAFSKRESEPEKASRPFDKNRDGLIPSGGAATVILEDYESAVKRGAPIIAEVLGYGFSSNGDHISVPNVDGPARSLEMAIRRAGIQKNEIGYINAHATSTPVGDQNEAKAIYKVFGDHMPPVTSTKSQTGHEMWMAGASEVIYSMLMMQNDFIGANVNFETPDEDSAKLNIPAKRLDAHFNIFLSNSFGFGGTNSTLVVKNLQNGGK, from the coding sequence ATGAAAAGAAGAGTTGTAATAACCGGAATGGGAATTTATTCCTGCCTTGGCAAGACGCTGGAGGAGGTGAGAGATTCTTTATATAGCGGGAAATCGGGGATTGTTTTTGACCCGGTCCGCAAAGAGATGGGATTTGTTTCCGCCCTTACCGGAAAGCTGGAAATTCCTAATCTTAAGGGAGTTCTAAGCCGCAACCAAAGAGTTTATATGCCGGAGGAGGCGCTTTATGCTTATTGTGCTACCGCTGATGCTCTTAAGGCTGCAAAGATTGAGCAAGATTATCTGGATACGCATGAGGTAGGTCTTATGTATGGAAATGATTCTAGCGCGGAGCCTGTAATTAGGAGCGTAGATACCATGCGGGAACACAAGGATACATCAATGATAGGGAGCGGCGGAATTTTTAAATCCATGAACTCTACCGTCACAATGAATCTTTCCTGCATTTTTAAGCTTAAGGGAATGAATCTTACGGTTTCCGGAGCTTGCGCAAGCGGCTCACATGCAATAGGTTTAGGAGCTTTGCTTATAGGAGACGGGTTGCAGGATATGGTTGTTTGCGGAGGTGCGCAGGAGGTTAATCCCTATTCTGTCTGCAGTTTTGACGGCATTGGAGCGTTTTCAAAAAGGGAGAGTGAGCCGGAGAAAGCTAGCCGTCCTTTTGATAAAAATCGCGACGGATTAATTCCTTCCGGAGGTGCGGCAACTGTAATTCTGGAGGATTATGAGAGTGCCGTAAAGCGCGGAGCGCCAATCATTGCGGAGGTTTTAGGATATGGCTTTTCCTCAAACGGAGACCATATTTCCGTCCCTAACGTAGATGGCCCGGCGCGTTCTTTGGAGATGGCTATTCGCCGCGCGGGTATTCAGAAAAATGAAATAGGCTACATAAACGCTCACGCCACAAGTACACCTGTCGGTGACCAAAATGAAGCCAAGGCAATTTATAAGGTATTTGGAGACCACATGCCGCCTGTAACTTCCACAAAATCACAGACAGGGCATGAAATGTGGATGGCAGGAGCAAGCGAGGTGATTTACTCAATGTTGATGATGCAGAATGATTTTATCGGGGCGAATGTTAATTTTGAAACTCCGGATGAGGATTCTGCAAAATTGAATATTCCGGCAAAGAGATTGGATGCTCATTTTAATATTTTCCTTTCCAACTCTTTTGGATTCGGCGGCACAAATTCTACGCTTGTGGTAAAGAACCTGCAGAATGGCGGCAAATAA
- a CDS encoding acyl carrier protein has protein sequence MTTAEIEAKAKKVLAEEFEVEEDVITPDADIKKTLNLDSLSLVDLVALMEETFGVKIKGTEIVKIKTFTELYNFILARIESK, from the coding sequence ATGACAACAGCAGAGATTGAAGCAAAAGCAAAAAAAGTTCTGGCAGAAGAATTTGAAGTAGAAGAAGATGTAATTACTCCTGATGCAGACATCAAGAAAACCCTAAACCTGGACAGCCTTAGTCTTGTGGATCTTGTTGCTTTAATGGAAGAGACCTTCGGAGTTAAAATCAAGGGGACGGAAATAGTTAAAATTAAGACATTTACAGAGTTATATAATTTTATACTTGCAAGGATAGAGAGCAAGTAA
- a CDS encoding MMPL family transporter, whose amino-acid sequence MTKFILAAFRFFKEHKAAFYIVLISSFILFAFFGAKMHYEEDISKLLPSAGNNNGARYAFDKLRVKDKIFLEFVPRGTQISNSGSTKENAGAEGVTPDSLILCADTFCDSLIAHNGGEIENVLWKIDDTLVQNAVSFIFENAPVFLPADFYPRFDRMLQPAVLDSLMAANTELLSSPEGSAYYDIIREDPLALRNLFSAKSASSGSVSNGSAPAAGNSGNPLKDSDYKIISNHFFSPDSTMALAFLSPSFKSFDSKSGTRLVNNLQKEIASFEAANPGVEVLFYGSPVQSVFNSKRIKKDLTITVSISLLLICLIIGFSFRKTIGGFKVLVLLLLPLIYGIVFALAMMYFIQGSMSFISLGIGSLVIGVALSYCLHVITHYSYLYDPERVIKEQTKPVMLGCITTIGALMGLMFTRSSLLRDFGLFASLVMLGTTLSALLFLPQFFKTKAPKTMNGEGNNNNDNDKR is encoded by the coding sequence ATGACAAAATTTATACTGGCCGCTTTCCGCTTCTTTAAGGAGCATAAGGCGGCTTTTTACATAGTACTGATTTCCAGCTTTATCCTCTTTGCATTTTTTGGAGCAAAAATGCATTATGAAGAGGATATTTCCAAGTTGCTTCCATCTGCGGGGAACAATAACGGAGCCCGCTATGCATTTGATAAATTAAGGGTCAAGGATAAGATTTTTCTAGAATTTGTTCCGCGCGGCACGCAAATTTCAAATTCCGGCAGTACTAAGGAAAATGCAGGGGCAGAGGGAGTTACACCAGACAGCCTGATTTTATGCGCTGATACTTTTTGCGATTCTCTTATTGCTCATAATGGCGGTGAGATAGAGAATGTACTTTGGAAAATTGATGACACTTTGGTTCAAAATGCCGTCTCTTTCATCTTTGAAAATGCCCCCGTTTTTTTGCCTGCGGACTTCTATCCGCGCTTTGACAGGATGCTGCAACCGGCTGTGCTGGATTCACTTATGGCGGCCAACACGGAGCTTCTGTCCTCTCCCGAGGGGAGCGCATATTATGATATCATAAGAGAGGATCCTCTTGCTTTGCGCAATCTTTTCTCTGCCAAAAGCGCATCGTCCGGCAGCGTTTCAAATGGCAGCGCCCCTGCTGCAGGCAATTCCGGTAACCCGCTTAAAGATTCTGATTATAAAATAATTAGCAATCACTTTTTTTCTCCCGACAGTACAATGGCCCTTGCGTTTTTGTCCCCGTCATTTAAATCATTTGACAGCAAAAGCGGAACCCGGCTGGTGAATAATTTGCAAAAAGAGATTGCCTCTTTTGAGGCGGCCAACCCCGGAGTTGAGGTTTTATTTTATGGCTCTCCGGTGCAGAGCGTTTTTAATTCCAAAAGGATAAAGAAAGATTTGACAATCACGGTAAGTATTTCATTGTTACTTATTTGCTTAATCATAGGTTTTTCATTCCGGAAGACCATAGGAGGATTTAAAGTTCTTGTTTTGCTTTTATTGCCGCTTATTTACGGGATAGTGTTTGCCCTTGCGATGATGTATTTTATCCAAGGTTCCATGTCATTTATCTCTTTGGGCATAGGCTCTTTGGTAATTGGAGTTGCGCTTAGTTATTGTCTCCACGTGATAACTCATTACTCTTATCTTTATGACCCGGAGAGGGTAATAAAAGAGCAAACCAAACCTGTGATGCTGGGGTGTATCACAACCATTGGAGCTCTTATGGGACTGATGTTTACGCGGTCGTCCCTGTTAAGAGATTTTGGCCTGTTTGCCTCATTGGTAATGCTTGGTACAACCCTTTCCGCTTTGCTTTTCTTGCCGCAGTTTTTTAAAACAAAGGCTCCAAAAACCATGAACGGAGAGGGCAACAACAACAACGATAATGATAAGCGATAA
- a CDS encoding MMPL family transporter, producing the protein MISDNDNDNGELVSSDNKAFRVIERITSYPYHKKSWLIALVLLVFSASLIITGGKAKFDTDITHLGYYEPKVVRANNLYTEKVMHGLTQKYYAVFARSLDSALRYNQKIGYICRDLKQRGEIAKYSNSSALLLPEDEQNARINFWNNYWTPDRKQEVKSLIIKAGERAGFEADMFSPFYEMVEKQYKPVSLYDSNVLPNSLMSNMIEHTGDTWLVFTAVKAPAENFKKISKFIARGGVYGKPESVSSGNAAAAENELAKHTLVVDPFFYTSDMVSIMSHDFNLVLMISSIFVLIVLLLSMRNVVYALIAFLPMGMSWYIVLGAMAAAGVEFNLINIIISTFIFGMGVDYSIFVMDGLTHENRVSGRDMSGASGKELLVYHKSAIFFSACILIIAVVSLMFAVHPAISSIGFSTLVGMISTIMITFVLQPWLFEAYEKVRAKVKK; encoded by the coding sequence ATGATAAGCGATAATGATAATGACAACGGGGAGCTTGTAAGTTCTGATAATAAGGCATTTAGAGTAATTGAAAGAATTACGTCTTATCCTTATCATAAAAAATCCTGGCTGATTGCTTTAGTACTTCTGGTATTTTCCGCCTCTCTTATAATTACGGGGGGGAAGGCAAAATTTGATACGGACATAACTCATCTTGGATATTATGAACCTAAGGTTGTACGAGCCAATAATCTTTATACAGAGAAAGTTATGCACGGACTGACTCAGAAATATTATGCGGTCTTTGCCAGGTCGCTGGACTCTGCGCTCAGGTACAATCAGAAAATTGGATACATCTGTCGGGATTTAAAACAGAGAGGGGAGATTGCAAAATACTCCAACTCTTCCGCGCTGCTTTTGCCTGAAGATGAGCAAAATGCGCGTATAAATTTTTGGAATAATTATTGGACTCCCGATAGAAAGCAAGAGGTTAAAAGTCTTATTATAAAGGCAGGGGAGAGGGCAGGATTTGAGGCGGATATGTTTTCTCCGTTTTATGAAATGGTGGAAAAACAATATAAGCCCGTGAGTCTATATGATTCCAATGTGCTGCCAAATAGCTTGATGTCCAATATGATAGAACATACAGGAGACACCTGGCTTGTATTTACTGCCGTTAAGGCTCCGGCGGAGAATTTTAAAAAAATCTCAAAGTTTATAGCGCGCGGAGGAGTTTACGGAAAACCTGAATCAGTTTCATCGGGGAACGCGGCTGCCGCGGAAAACGAGCTGGCAAAGCATACGCTGGTTGTGGATCCGTTCTTCTATACATCTGATATGGTGAGTATTATGAGCCATGATTTTAATCTTGTGCTTATGATTTCCTCTATTTTTGTTCTAATAGTTTTGCTGCTTTCTATGCGGAATGTTGTTTATGCGCTAATAGCTTTTCTTCCAATGGGAATGAGCTGGTATATTGTGCTTGGAGCAATGGCAGCTGCGGGAGTGGAATTTAATCTCATAAATATTATAATCTCCACTTTCATCTTTGGAATGGGAGTTGATTACAGCATATTTGTGATGGATGGATTAACGCATGAAAATAGAGTGAGCGGGAGGGATATGTCCGGAGCATCCGGCAAGGAACTGCTTGTATATCACAAGAGTGCAATTTTCTTCTCTGCGTGCATATTAATTATTGCGGTGGTTTCATTGATGTTTGCGGTTCACCCCGCAATTTCATCAATAGGGTTTTCTACCCTTGTGGGAATGATTTCTACCATTATGATTACTTTTGTTTTGCAGCCATGGCTTTTTGAGGCTTATGAAAAAGTCAGGGCAAAGGTGAAAAAGTAG
- a CDS encoding NAD(P)-binding protein, whose protein sequence is MSSKSFDTLIIGSGLGGLECAYILAKHGRRVCVVEKNHSIGGCLQSFKRGDNEYDTGFHYVGGLGKGQILHNIFSYFKLMDLPWHQLDTDGYNEVILGEKSYLFANGYENFARKLSEYFPEDEAALNRYVFFLRSVGKEITGPLMAHEEDIAFRTKLFSDSAYCFLRETIKNTELLNVLSGDSLKLELHRETLPLYLFAQINSSFVQSAWRLCGRGSMIADSLSNGIKKMGGEIMTDSAVSQLIEKEGKITEAEDY, encoded by the coding sequence ATGTCTTCTAAAAGCTTTGATACTCTAATAATTGGAAGCGGACTTGGCGGTCTGGAATGTGCTTATATTCTTGCAAAGCATGGGAGAAGGGTTTGCGTGGTTGAGAAGAATCATTCCATTGGCGGGTGTTTGCAAAGCTTTAAACGCGGTGATAATGAATATGATACCGGCTTTCACTATGTAGGAGGTTTGGGCAAGGGACAAATCCTGCATAATATTTTTTCTTATTTCAAGCTGATGGATTTGCCTTGGCATCAACTGGATACCGACGGATACAATGAGGTAATTTTAGGAGAAAAATCTTATCTTTTTGCTAACGGATATGAGAATTTCGCCCGTAAACTTTCTGAATATTTCCCTGAAGATGAGGCTGCTCTTAACAGATATGTTTTCTTCTTAAGGTCTGTAGGAAAGGAAATTACAGGCCCACTTATGGCGCATGAAGAAGATATTGCCTTCCGCACAAAACTGTTTTCAGATTCTGCATATTGTTTTTTGCGTGAGACCATAAAGAATACAGAATTGCTAAATGTCTTGAGCGGGGATTCTTTAAAGCTGGAGCTTCACAGGGAGACATTGCCGCTCTATTTATTTGCTCAGATAAACAGTTCTTTTGTGCAGAGTGCTTGGAGATTATGCGGAAGAGGTTCTATGATAGCAGACTCTCTTTCAAATGGAATAAAAAAGATGGGCGGAGAAATAATGACAGATTCTGCTGTCAGCCAGCTTATTGAAAAAGAGGGGAAAATAACGGAGGCTGAGGATTATTAA
- a CDS encoding outer membrane lipoprotein carrier protein LolA, translating to MTTYNKVSKVIFAALFFVFSFSAVLAQNAEQQRIIKKIADANAKYGTVECGFVQVKHMMGVKSDLNSSGTLYFKRSSGQLNMKYDKPAGNQLLVNGDKLVLAKGSKKTAYSTKTDARMRNLKNTLVTAISGDVNGAAKENNASITYGDSDKYYTFELNKGKGAKNGVVALILYYSKKDCSLCLMKMEEGNGNYTLYKTPAKEFNKVLPAGIFE from the coding sequence ATGACTACTTATAATAAGGTATCTAAAGTTATTTTTGCGGCGTTATTTTTTGTTTTCTCTTTTTCAGCGGTGCTTGCACAAAATGCAGAACAACAGAGAATTATAAAAAAGATAGCGGATGCTAATGCAAAATACGGAACAGTGGAATGCGGATTTGTGCAGGTTAAGCATATGATGGGGGTGAAAAGTGATTTAAATTCCTCCGGCACTCTATATTTTAAGCGCTCATCTGGGCAGCTTAATATGAAATATGACAAGCCGGCGGGTAATCAGCTCCTTGTGAACGGGGATAAATTGGTTCTTGCAAAAGGCTCAAAGAAAACTGCTTACAGTACAAAAACAGATGCGCGCATGAGGAACCTTAAGAATACGTTGGTCACTGCAATTTCCGGTGATGTAAACGGTGCGGCAAAAGAGAATAATGCATCTATCACTTATGGAGATTCTGACAAATATTATACGTTTGAATTGAATAAAGGGAAGGGAGCAAAGAACGGGGTTGTGGCTTTAATCCTGTATTACAGCAAGAAAGACTGCTCTTTATGCCTTATGAAGATGGAAGAGGGAAACGGAAATTATACGCTTTATAAAACCCCGGCGAAGGAGTTTAATAAAGTTCTTCCTGCCGGAATTTTTGAATAG
- a CDS encoding DUF5686 and carboxypeptidase regulatory-like domain-containing protein has protein sequence MLLNDITIGIKKKKIVLALCLIASIIISLPSFSFAQVTKVKGRVTDAKTGEPIPFASVFFKNTTIGVSTDLDGYYTMETRKPTDGILCAMIIGYDQQEFPIVKGGFKEVNFALNEQITNLNAIVVKPDDHYVRSILQRIDDNKYRNDPEQRERYDCGIYSKMELDLTNADEQIKSKLLRKNFGFVFNYMDTSVISGQPYLPVMISEANSHFYHQKNPVVNKEVIKASKISGIKDEYTLAQFTGNMNVKTNFYDNYINIFGVQLPSPISSVGNVYYNYYLIDSTKIGGRKTYKIRYHPSKLVSSPVFDGEMSIDAQDFALKDIHAKLKKGSNVNWIRDLVIDVENERVAGGNAGGGKSVGSLTDSVWFFKQDKVYADFSVTLRDSSKMISFLGRRQVDYLHPRFDTQLPDSVAKINTSVIVNGNVLNNDESYWDKVRPYALTTKESNIYKMVDSIKNVPLYRNIYTVINTIFNGYYDTKYVGFGPYFKIFSFNNLEGARFQMGARTNDNFSKKWRFMLYGAYGTKDQNFKGGGTVEYMFSNQPTKKITLSFKHDALQLGKGIDAFTEGNILSSVLAKGNSQKLSPVNDFSLQYLHEWRTGFDNTFAIESRRIYSNKYVPMFAPDSTHISSVAANQFHYTARFSWNETVTRGVFDKQYMFTKFPVITIDLIAAVKGLSNNSYSYFRTEGKVEYNLQLPPVGVSNIQLSGGRIIGKVPYPLLKLHEGNGTYFHDATAFTCMDFYEFASDTWVTLFYEHNFKGFFLGKIPLLKRLQWREIFTYKAAYGTLSKRNNGSTSDGNGAASQAEILFPEKMSSLSRPYMEAGVGISNIFRMFRVDATWRLTHRYHTIGGVSKPVHNRFALTFGIELRF, from the coding sequence ATGTTATTAAACGATATAACTATCGGGATAAAAAAGAAGAAAATAGTGCTGGCTCTTTGTCTAATTGCCAGTATAATTATCTCATTGCCAAGTTTTTCTTTTGCCCAGGTGACAAAAGTCAAGGGCAGGGTTACAGATGCTAAAACCGGCGAGCCTATCCCTTTTGCGAGTGTCTTTTTTAAGAATACCACAATTGGAGTCTCCACAGATTTGGATGGTTATTATACTATGGAAACGCGCAAACCCACCGACGGTATTTTGTGCGCCATGATTATTGGCTATGATCAGCAGGAATTTCCAATTGTTAAGGGAGGTTTTAAGGAGGTTAATTTTGCTCTTAATGAGCAGATTACAAATCTTAATGCTATTGTTGTGAAACCGGATGACCACTATGTCCGCTCCATCCTTCAGAGGATAGACGACAACAAATACAGAAATGATCCGGAGCAGAGAGAGCGTTATGACTGTGGTATTTACAGCAAAATGGAGCTTGATTTGACAAACGCTGATGAGCAGATTAAGAGCAAGTTGCTGCGTAAAAATTTTGGATTTGTTTTTAATTACATGGATACTTCTGTAATTTCCGGACAGCCGTATTTGCCCGTAATGATTTCTGAGGCAAATTCTCATTTTTATCATCAGAAGAATCCCGTTGTAAACAAGGAAGTTATAAAGGCTAGCAAAATCTCAGGTATCAAAGATGAATACACTTTGGCGCAGTTTACCGGAAATATGAACGTCAAGACAAATTTTTATGATAATTATATAAATATTTTTGGAGTGCAGCTTCCGTCTCCAATTTCTTCAGTTGGAAACGTGTATTATAATTACTACTTGATTGACAGCACAAAAATTGGAGGTAGAAAGACTTACAAAATAAGATACCATCCGTCAAAGCTGGTTTCATCTCCTGTGTTTGACGGAGAGATGTCAATTGATGCTCAAGACTTTGCGTTAAAGGATATTCACGCAAAATTAAAGAAGGGTTCTAATGTTAACTGGATTAGAGACCTTGTAATTGATGTTGAGAATGAGAGAGTTGCCGGCGGCAATGCCGGCGGGGGAAAATCTGTCGGGAGCTTGACGGACTCTGTGTGGTTTTTTAAGCAGGATAAAGTGTATGCAGATTTCTCCGTTACGCTAAGAGATTCCTCCAAGATGATTTCTTTTTTGGGTCGCCGACAGGTTGATTATCTGCATCCGCGTTTTGACACGCAATTGCCTGATAGTGTGGCTAAAATAAATACCAGCGTTATTGTCAACGGAAATGTTTTAAATAATGATGAGTCTTATTGGGACAAAGTGAGACCTTATGCGCTGACCACAAAAGAGAGCAATATTTATAAAATGGTGGATTCCATTAAAAATGTTCCGCTGTACAGAAATATTTATACCGTTATTAATACCATATTCAACGGCTATTACGATACTAAATACGTGGGGTTTGGCCCTTACTTTAAAATATTCAGCTTCAATAATTTGGAGGGGGCGCGCTTTCAGATGGGAGCAAGGACAAATGACAATTTCAGCAAGAAGTGGAGGTTCATGCTTTATGGTGCATACGGAACAAAAGACCAGAACTTTAAGGGGGGCGGTACTGTAGAATATATGTTTAGCAATCAGCCAACTAAAAAAATCACGTTGAGCTTTAAGCATGATGCTCTGCAGCTTGGAAAAGGAATAGATGCCTTTACGGAGGGCAATATACTTTCTTCTGTGCTTGCAAAAGGTAATAGTCAGAAACTCAGTCCGGTAAACGATTTCTCTTTACAATATCTGCATGAGTGGAGAACGGGTTTTGATAATACTTTTGCAATAGAGAGCAGGAGAATTTACTCCAACAAATATGTTCCTATGTTTGCTCCTGATAGTACGCACATTTCATCAGTTGCAGCAAATCAATTCCATTACACGGCGCGTTTCTCTTGGAATGAGACAGTTACGCGCGGCGTGTTTGACAAACAATACATGTTTACAAAATTCCCTGTTATCACGATTGATTTGATTGCTGCCGTTAAAGGTCTGAGCAACAATAGTTACAGCTATTTCAGAACAGAGGGAAAAGTTGAGTATAATTTGCAGCTGCCTCCTGTCGGAGTTTCAAATATCCAGTTATCCGGCGGAAGAATAATAGGCAAAGTGCCTTATCCGCTGCTTAAATTGCATGAGGGCAACGGTACGTATTTCCATGATGCAACTGCGTTTACATGCATGGACTTTTATGAATTTGCATCTGACACTTGGGTAACTTTATTTTATGAGCATAACTTCAAAGGATTTTTCCTGGGTAAAATTCCGTTGCTAAAAAGATTGCAGTGGCGTGAAATATTTACATACAAGGCCGCTTATGGAACTTTGTCAAAACGCAACAATGGCAGTACCTCTGACGGTAACGGAGCGGCATCACAAGCAGAAATTTTGTTCCCGGAAAAAATGTCCTCTCTTAGCAGACCGTACATGGAGGCCGGAGTTGGTATATCTAACATTTTCAGAATGTTCCGCGTAGATGCAACATGGCGTTTAACACACCGCTATCACACAATTGGCGGAGTGAGCAAACCGGTACACAATCGTTTTGCATTAACATTTGGAATAGAGCTTAGGTTCTAA